The following proteins are encoded in a genomic region of Candidatus Omnitrophota bacterium:
- a CDS encoding DUF1295 domain-containing protein gives MIWELLGAGFLLAFGLMSVIWYISYRQKNAGIVDGVWSLSIALITWMYALTGDGDPMRRLLIAGLIGFWGLRLAAFLYWTRIRGKHEEDPRYTQLRDKWGKKAELRMFLFFQFQGLAALLFSLPALLMSVDPRAGCGALEILGIGVWAVALFGETLADFQLHRFKKDPANRGQVCRAGLWNYSRHPNYFFEWLIWVAVSLAALPSPYGWVALVCPVAMLHFLFNVTGIPATEAQALKTKGEGYRQYQRSTSPFVPWFKKKGVS, from the coding sequence ATGATCTGGGAACTCTTGGGTGCAGGGTTTCTTCTCGCCTTTGGGTTGATGTCTGTGATTTGGTACATCTCCTACAGGCAGAAAAATGCCGGTATCGTGGATGGGGTGTGGAGTTTAAGCATCGCGCTCATTACCTGGATGTACGCGCTGACCGGAGACGGAGATCCAATGCGCCGTTTGTTGATCGCGGGCCTGATTGGGTTTTGGGGTCTTCGTTTGGCTGCCTTTCTCTACTGGACGCGCATCCGCGGCAAACACGAAGAAGATCCGCGCTATACGCAATTGCGGGATAAATGGGGTAAGAAGGCTGAACTCCGGATGTTTCTGTTCTTTCAATTTCAGGGTCTGGCAGCTTTGCTTTTCAGTTTGCCTGCGCTTCTGATGAGCGTGGACCCCAGGGCGGGTTGCGGTGCCTTGGAGATTTTGGGGATAGGGGTCTGGGCCGTTGCACTTTTCGGCGAGACCCTGGCGGATTTTCAGCTTCACAGATTCAAGAAAGATCCGGCCAATCGCGGTCAAGTCTGCCGGGCGGGGCTATGGAACTATAGCCGGCATCCGAATTATTTCTTCGAATGGTTGATTTGGGTGGCTGTGTCCCTAGCGGCACTCCCTTCTCCTTATGGTTGGGTTGCATTGGTTTGCCCGGTTGCGATGTTGCACTTCCTCTTTAATGTGACTGGGATTCCGGCGACCGAGGCCCAGGCCCTCAAGACCAAGGGCGAGGGCTATCGGCAGTATCAGCGGAGCACGAGCCCCTTTGTGCCCTGGTTCAAGAAGAAAGGAGTGTCTTGA